From a single Natronorubrum tibetense GA33 genomic region:
- a CDS encoding DUF502 domain-containing protein, with amino-acid sequence MASWKRDFASGLIVLGPILVTLYVIYWLYGLVAGLTPGLILEAEALEPLIPGDGGQAQQTREQLAQFLRVIVALTVFTILTFSVGYLMRTTVGGLVERVVDNVANRVPVMRVVYNASKMAAETAFGEQDSLQKPVKLETWNGLRMTAFKTGKITEDGREVLFLPTSPNITTGFVIEVESDRITELDEDVEDALTRVLSAGFGDANRNRGMEAGVSIDVVDEAKAGSLENSKKGPGDGATAENNDD; translated from the coding sequence ATGGCTTCGTGGAAGCGAGATTTCGCGAGCGGGCTCATCGTCCTCGGCCCGATTCTCGTCACCCTCTACGTTATCTACTGGCTCTACGGGCTCGTCGCGGGGCTCACTCCCGGCCTCATCCTCGAGGCAGAGGCCCTCGAGCCGCTGATCCCGGGCGACGGGGGGCAGGCCCAGCAGACTCGCGAACAGCTCGCACAGTTTCTCCGCGTCATCGTCGCACTGACCGTCTTTACCATTCTCACCTTCTCCGTCGGTTACCTCATGCGAACGACCGTCGGCGGCCTCGTCGAACGCGTCGTCGATAACGTCGCGAACCGCGTCCCCGTCATGCGAGTCGTCTACAACGCCTCGAAGATGGCCGCCGAAACGGCCTTCGGCGAGCAAGATTCCCTCCAGAAACCCGTCAAACTCGAGACCTGGAACGGCCTTCGGATGACGGCGTTCAAGACCGGAAAAATCACCGAAGACGGGCGAGAAGTGCTGTTCCTCCCGACCTCGCCGAACATCACCACCGGGTTCGTCATCGAGGTCGAATCCGACCGGATCACCGAACTCGACGAGGACGTCGAGGACGCCCTCACCCGCGTGCTGAGCGCCGGGTTCGGCGACGCGAACCGGAATCGCGGGATGGAAGCCGGCGTCTCGATCGACGTCGTCGACGAGGCGAAAGCCGGCTCGCTCGAGAACTCGAAGAAGGGGCCCGGTGACGGTGCGACGGCGGAGAACAATGACGACTGA
- a CDS encoding proline dehydrogenase family protein, which yields MIPPIANRFVAGESPAQALDHVRQLNGRNVRAIVNLLGEHYDERPPVRSDAAEYRALAGDIANSNLEAAISIKPSQLGLDLGEDVFREELEDVVAAAADHGVFVWIDMEDHTTTDVTLNAFEDLAREYGSDDEYRVGVCVQANLKRTRADVERLADVPGKVRFVKGAYDEPDKISYSSSARVNHEYEALLEYAFEHYDRGIAVGSHDPAMIERAIELHEEHGTEFEIQMLMGVRDDAQYELAAEYPVYQYIPYGDRWKSYMYRRLTERKENVWFALRAILGR from the coding sequence ATGATTCCACCGATCGCGAACCGCTTCGTTGCCGGAGAGTCCCCCGCACAGGCGCTCGATCACGTCCGGCAACTCAACGGCCGCAACGTCCGGGCGATCGTCAACCTGCTGGGCGAACACTACGACGAACGCCCGCCCGTGCGATCCGACGCCGCGGAGTACCGCGCGCTGGCCGGCGACATCGCGAACTCGAATCTAGAGGCCGCGATCTCGATCAAACCCTCCCAGCTCGGACTCGACCTCGGCGAGGACGTCTTCCGCGAGGAACTCGAGGACGTCGTCGCCGCGGCGGCCGACCACGGCGTCTTCGTCTGGATCGACATGGAGGACCACACGACGACCGACGTGACGCTCAACGCGTTCGAAGACCTCGCTCGCGAGTACGGCAGCGACGACGAGTACCGGGTCGGCGTCTGCGTGCAGGCGAACCTGAAACGGACTCGGGCGGATGTCGAACGGCTCGCAGACGTCCCCGGAAAGGTCCGGTTCGTCAAAGGAGCGTACGACGAACCCGACAAGATCTCGTACTCGAGTTCGGCGCGAGTCAACCACGAGTACGAGGCGCTGCTCGAGTACGCGTTCGAACACTACGACCGCGGAATCGCGGTCGGCAGCCACGATCCGGCGATGATAGAGCGCGCGATCGAACTCCACGAAGAACACGGCACCGAGTTCGAGATTCAGATGCTCATGGGCGTTCGAGACGACGCCCAGTACGAACTCGCCGCGGAGTATCCGGTCTACCAGTACATCCCCTACGGCGACCGGTGGAAGTCGTACATGTATCGTCGCCTCACCGAACGGAAGGAAAACGTCTGGTTCGCCCTGCGGGCGATCCTCGGACGCTAA
- a CDS encoding aspartate aminotransferase family protein, with translation MTAGPPIDDIHFDDAPNVDSVPGPNTRALLEKQQEIDSSAVAYPNDIPIAFEEGKGATVRDADGNTYIDMFAGIGVLNVGHSNPYVLEAVHEQADKFVHTVDFPTEARLELIEKLNEIAPAGLKDNNRVVFGGPTGSDAVEASIKLAKYNTGGDGLIAFRGSYHGATPGAMSLTSNKKFKEAYTPMLPEVTHVPYPSTFADNEVGDAESICSRPASECCGSYSCARALEEVQQVLEDPYGGLANPAGIFVEPIQGEGGIIVPPEGFLQGLRDLADDNDIPLMFDEIQSGLGRTGEWWASDWHGVTPDIMTTAKALGGVGFPLSATMYKEELDTWGPGDHAGTYRGHVVGMRAGTRAIEYIQDHDLLAHARELGEYIRGRLQEAADGNDRLVDVRGKGLFIGAEFVDADGAPDDDAVDAIQQYCFEHGVLIWTAGRHGNVVRFVPPLVLTHDLAETALDVVVEAIDHVTDA, from the coding sequence ATGACGGCAGGACCGCCGATTGACGACATCCACTTCGATGACGCACCGAACGTCGACTCCGTTCCCGGACCGAACACGCGAGCACTGCTCGAGAAACAACAGGAGATCGACAGCAGCGCGGTCGCCTATCCCAACGACATTCCGATCGCCTTCGAGGAAGGGAAAGGTGCGACGGTTCGCGACGCCGACGGCAATACCTACATCGACATGTTCGCCGGGATCGGCGTACTCAACGTCGGTCACTCGAACCCCTATGTCTTGGAGGCCGTCCACGAGCAGGCCGACAAGTTCGTCCATACCGTCGATTTCCCGACGGAAGCGCGACTCGAGTTGATCGAGAAGCTCAACGAGATCGCCCCGGCAGGCCTGAAGGACAACAACCGAGTCGTTTTCGGCGGTCCGACCGGCAGCGATGCGGTCGAGGCGTCGATCAAACTCGCCAAGTACAACACGGGCGGTGACGGCCTCATCGCGTTCCGGGGCTCCTACCACGGGGCGACGCCGGGCGCGATGAGCCTCACCTCGAACAAGAAATTCAAGGAGGCGTACACGCCGATGCTCCCCGAAGTTACTCACGTCCCCTACCCCTCGACGTTCGCCGACAACGAGGTCGGCGACGCGGAATCGATCTGCTCCCGGCCGGCCTCGGAGTGCTGTGGCTCTTACTCCTGTGCCCGCGCGCTCGAGGAGGTCCAGCAGGTCCTCGAGGATCCGTACGGCGGCCTCGCGAACCCCGCCGGGATTTTCGTCGAGCCAATTCAGGGCGAGGGCGGAATCATCGTGCCGCCGGAGGGATTCTTACAGGGGCTGCGCGATCTCGCCGACGACAACGATATCCCCCTGATGTTCGACGAGATTCAGAGCGGCCTCGGTCGGACGGGCGAGTGGTGGGCCAGCGACTGGCACGGCGTCACGCCCGACATTATGACCACTGCGAAAGCACTGGGAGGCGTCGGCTTCCCGCTTTCCGCGACGATGTACAAGGAAGAACTCGACACGTGGGGGCCGGGCGACCACGCCGGAACCTACCGCGGCCACGTCGTCGGCATGCGGGCCGGGACCCGCGCCATCGAGTACATCCAGGACCACGACCTGCTCGCACACGCCCGCGAACTGGGCGAGTACATTCGCGGTCGACTACAGGAAGCGGCCGACGGGAACGACCGCCTCGTCGACGTCCGTGGTAAGGGTCTCTTCATCGGTGCTGAGTTCGTCGACGCCGACGGCGCACCCGATGACGACGCCGTCGATGCGATCCAGCAGTACTGCTTCGAGCACGGGGTCCTGATCTGGACGGCCGGCCGACACGGCAACGTCGTTCGATTCGTCCCGCCGCTCGTGCTCACCCACGACCTCGCCGAGACCGCACTCGACGTGGTCGTCGAGGCCATCGATCACGTGACCGACGCGTAA
- a CDS encoding Rid family detoxifying hydrolase has product MSDTDPIETDGAPSNDNPYSQGVQAGDTLYVSGYGPVDPETDEVVDGDIREQTERVLENIAAVVDEVGGDGLEDVVKVTVYLTDLEDYDAVNEAYGAMFGEEPPARVCVEVSRLPEDVRVELDAIAYLG; this is encoded by the coding sequence ATGTCCGATACGGATCCCATCGAAACCGACGGCGCACCGAGCAACGACAACCCCTACTCCCAGGGCGTCCAGGCCGGCGACACGCTGTACGTCTCCGGCTACGGCCCCGTCGATCCGGAGACCGACGAGGTTGTCGATGGCGATATTCGAGAGCAGACCGAGCGCGTCCTCGAGAACATCGCGGCTGTCGTCGACGAGGTCGGCGGTGACGGTCTCGAGGATGTCGTCAAGGTCACGGTCTACCTGACCGATCTCGAGGACTACGACGCGGTCAACGAGGCCTATGGCGCGATGTTCGGCGAAGAGCCACCGGCTCGAGTCTGCGTGGAGGTCTCGCGGCTCCCGGAAGACGTTCGCGTCGAGCTAGACGCCATCGCGTACCTCGGGTAG
- a CDS encoding amidohydrolase has translation MAYDVRNRLTDLRRELHRYPEPGWREFRTTGRIVEELERIGVDEIAIGRDCLASDARMAVPDEAEIEPWLERAREAGVREDVLERTADGHTGVVAVLERGEGPSVGLRVDMDATAISESDEPGHRPADESFRSEHDGYMHACGHDAHVAMALGTLEAVAASEFTGTFTVFFQPAEEISGGGKAMAEGGYLDDVDYLLAIHLGLDHPTGSVVAGVEKPLAMAHITVTFEGASAHAGKAPNEGANAMQAVATAIQNAYAIPRHAEGMTRVNFGCIEGGTASNVIAEEITIEGEVRGETTALMEYTRTELERVCYAAAEMHDCDVTPRMISESPSVDSDPALRDLVGEVARRTTGVYEVIETAELGASEDATYLMERVQESGGLASYVLVGTDHPTNHQTPTFDIDEESLGIGVSVLTDTVLECARRRP, from the coding sequence ATGGCCTACGACGTGCGAAACAGGTTGACCGACCTCCGGCGGGAGCTCCACCGCTACCCCGAACCCGGCTGGCGGGAGTTCCGGACGACCGGCCGGATCGTCGAGGAACTCGAGCGGATCGGCGTCGACGAGATCGCGATCGGCCGCGACTGCCTCGCGAGCGACGCCCGAATGGCCGTCCCCGACGAGGCGGAGATCGAACCCTGGCTCGAGCGCGCCCGCGAGGCCGGCGTTCGCGAGGACGTACTGGAGCGGACGGCCGACGGACACACCGGCGTCGTGGCCGTCCTCGAGCGCGGCGAGGGGCCGTCGGTCGGCTTGCGGGTCGACATGGACGCCACGGCGATCAGCGAGTCAGACGAACCCGGTCACCGGCCCGCAGACGAGAGCTTTCGCTCGGAGCACGACGGTTACATGCACGCCTGTGGTCACGACGCCCACGTCGCGATGGCACTCGGCACGCTCGAGGCGGTCGCGGCGAGCGAGTTTACGGGGACGTTTACGGTGTTCTTCCAGCCCGCCGAGGAGATTTCGGGCGGCGGCAAGGCGATGGCCGAAGGGGGCTATCTCGACGACGTCGATTACCTGCTCGCCATCCATTTGGGGCTCGATCACCCGACGGGGTCCGTCGTCGCCGGCGTCGAGAAGCCGCTCGCGATGGCCCATATTACGGTGACGTTCGAGGGTGCGAGCGCACACGCGGGGAAAGCCCCCAACGAGGGTGCCAACGCAATGCAGGCGGTTGCGACCGCGATTCAGAACGCCTACGCGATTCCGCGCCACGCCGAGGGGATGACCCGCGTGAATTTCGGCTGCATCGAGGGCGGCACCGCGAGCAACGTCATCGCCGAGGAGATCACCATCGAGGGTGAGGTCCGCGGGGAGACGACGGCGCTGATGGAGTACACGCGGACGGAACTCGAGCGCGTCTGCTACGCCGCCGCGGAGATGCACGACTGCGACGTGACCCCGCGGATGATCAGCGAGTCGCCGAGCGTCGACAGCGACCCCGCGCTGCGGGATCTGGTCGGCGAGGTCGCGCGACGGACCACCGGCGTCTACGAGGTCATCGAGACCGCCGAACTCGGCGCAAGCGAGGACGCGACCTACCTCATGGAACGCGTCCAGGAGTCCGGCGGACTGGCCTCGTACGTCCTCGTCGGCACGGACCACCCGACCAACCACCAGACGCCCACCTTCGACATCGACGAGGAGAGCCTCGGGATCGGCGTCTCGGTGTTGACCGACACCGTCCTCGAGTGCGCCCGTCGACGACCCTGA
- a CDS encoding BCCT family transporter: MSDAEKGAIDRFFDELDPIVFAFGALLTVGVIVAFFIDRNFVANGIQTVQGEMVGYLNWALLVIVFLIVLFLLFLIVGPWGKIKMGDEDPEYSFFSFFTMLYSAGFAAGVVFWGPTEGLFYYADPNPLFGVEAESGAAMSYAIQQTLFHWALPQLAVFTIMGIAIGYFAYNYDNVPLRVSSALTPILGKENLDGPAAKVIDILAVFATIGGVATSLGFIGSQFISGLDYQWGIDMGDAGILIVVTTMTILFTISMVLGVDRGIRRLSNFNMGLFAVIMVVTFIVGPTMFLLLLGSQALGGMISDFVSMSLYTGAGEEGATGWVEAWTVFYWAWALSWSPFAGLFIARISKGRTVREVAFTGIVATSAATIPWFTFVGGTAVWAQHTGVADFGEVIAGDVGPEVAGFILFDSLSLSIAGVSIPIGSFLILGFMVIVTTFFVTSADSSTLAVSMMTTGGKASPSTINRLFWGVVLGLTAAILMILGGEGGAGALQDAVVITGAPFAIVCFLALLCLVKDFSGKRGRVLLQDKTVIFGSARGQSDDEPSAAAEPSDDD, translated from the coding sequence GTGAGCGACGCCGAGAAGGGGGCGATCGATCGGTTCTTCGACGAGCTCGATCCGATCGTCTTCGCGTTCGGTGCGCTGCTGACGGTCGGCGTGATCGTCGCGTTCTTCATCGATCGGAACTTCGTCGCAAATGGAATCCAGACCGTCCAGGGGGAGATGGTCGGCTACCTGAACTGGGCGCTGCTGGTGATCGTCTTCCTGATCGTCCTCTTCCTGTTGTTCCTGATCGTCGGCCCGTGGGGGAAGATCAAAATGGGGGACGAGGACCCCGAGTACAGCTTCTTCTCGTTTTTCACGATGCTATACTCGGCCGGATTCGCCGCGGGTGTCGTGTTCTGGGGACCGACGGAGGGGCTGTTCTACTACGCCGATCCGAACCCGCTGTTCGGCGTCGAAGCCGAATCCGGTGCAGCAATGTCGTACGCGATCCAGCAAACGCTGTTCCACTGGGCCCTGCCACAGCTCGCAGTGTTTACCATTATGGGAATCGCGATCGGCTACTTCGCGTACAACTACGATAACGTTCCGCTGCGGGTGTCCTCGGCGCTTACGCCGATTCTCGGGAAAGAAAACCTCGACGGCCCGGCCGCCAAGGTGATCGACATCCTCGCCGTCTTCGCGACGATCGGTGGGGTCGCAACCTCGCTGGGGTTCATCGGTAGCCAGTTCATCAGTGGACTGGACTACCAGTGGGGGATCGACATGGGCGACGCCGGCATCCTGATCGTGGTGACGACCATGACGATCCTGTTTACGATCTCGATGGTGCTCGGGGTCGACAGGGGGATCCGGCGACTGTCGAACTTCAACATGGGGCTGTTCGCTGTGATCATGGTCGTGACGTTTATTGTGGGGCCGACGATGTTCCTCCTGTTACTCGGTTCGCAGGCCTTGGGTGGGATGATCAGCGACTTCGTGTCGATGAGCCTCTACACCGGTGCCGGAGAGGAGGGTGCCACCGGCTGGGTCGAGGCTTGGACCGTTTTCTACTGGGCCTGGGCGCTCTCGTGGTCTCCGTTCGCGGGGCTGTTCATCGCCCGCATCTCGAAGGGCCGAACCGTCCGCGAGGTCGCGTTTACCGGGATCGTCGCGACGTCAGCGGCAACCATCCCGTGGTTCACGTTCGTCGGCGGTACTGCGGTGTGGGCACAGCACACCGGCGTCGCCGACTTCGGTGAAGTGATCGCGGGTGACGTCGGACCGGAGGTCGCCGGGTTCATCTTGTTCGATTCGCTCTCGCTCTCGATTGCCGGGGTCTCGATACCGATCGGTTCATTCCTGATACTCGGCTTCATGGTCATCGTGACGACGTTCTTCGTCACCTCGGCGGACTCCTCGACACTCGCCGTCTCGATGATGACCACCGGCGGTAAAGCGTCTCCGTCGACCATCAACCGCCTCTTCTGGGGAGTCGTCCTCGGTCTGACCGCCGCGATCCTCATGATCCTCGGCGGTGAGGGCGGTGCCGGCGCCCTGCAGGACGCAGTCGTCATCACGGGCGCGCCGTTCGCGATCGTCTGTTTCCTCGCCCTGCTCTGTCTAGTCAAGGACTTCAGCGGCAAGCGCGGTCGCGTGTTGCTTCAGGACAAGACGGTCATCTTCGGCTCGGCTCGAGGCCAGTCCGACGACGAGCCGTCGGCGGCCGCCGAACCTAGCGACGACGACTGA
- a CDS encoding aminotransferase class III-fold pyridoxal phosphate-dependent enzyme, producing the protein MDRDTAEPNVDAFPGPNAQEWVEFHGANAAPSEYSHEFVWDVTREADGPFVTDVDGNVLLDFTCHIGAAPLGYNNPKLTDKLREFDLVEPMKIAGQDMYFGAGPTPEESDVPGSSHLMDKLVEVSSQYDMDTVFLSNSGAEAMENAMKITSDYRAPSKYGVAFSGSFHGRTFGTLSITKSKEVYTRHYPQIDGIETIPFCADRGCDASTCDCGFFTGAGSQLRNSLSPEGGHINPDEIAFLTLEPIQGVGGYRFPSEAFMQEVADVTDEYDIPLVVDEIQSGVGRTGKIWASDHYPIDPDVISAAKALRVGATISRSEIFPSEKNRLGSTFGGGDLLGSMMGTFTLEAIQEHDLLDNATQRGEQAKELLRDDSPDHVQDVRGKGLMLAVTFDTPERRAAVVKESLKRGLLTLGCGKKTIRLLPPLDSSEREIELGIGIFVEAIEAAGASVKAA; encoded by the coding sequence ATGGATAGGGACACAGCGGAACCGAACGTGGACGCCTTCCCCGGCCCCAACGCCCAGGAGTGGGTCGAGTTCCACGGCGCGAACGCGGCACCGAGCGAGTACTCCCACGAGTTCGTCTGGGACGTGACCCGGGAAGCCGACGGCCCGTTCGTGACCGACGTCGACGGCAACGTGTTGCTCGACTTTACGTGCCACATTGGCGCGGCACCCCTCGGCTACAACAATCCGAAGCTTACCGACAAGCTTCGGGAGTTCGACCTCGTCGAGCCGATGAAGATCGCCGGCCAGGACATGTACTTCGGTGCCGGCCCGACCCCCGAGGAGTCCGACGTACCGGGCTCGAGTCACCTCATGGACAAACTCGTCGAGGTCTCGAGCCAGTACGATATGGACACGGTCTTTCTCTCGAACTCCGGCGCGGAGGCGATGGAGAACGCGATGAAGATCACTAGCGACTACCGTGCGCCGTCGAAGTACGGCGTTGCGTTTTCGGGGAGCTTCCACGGTCGCACCTTCGGCACGCTCTCGATCACGAAATCGAAGGAGGTCTACACGCGCCACTACCCACAGATCGACGGGATCGAGACGATCCCGTTCTGTGCCGATCGGGGCTGTGACGCGAGCACCTGCGACTGCGGCTTCTTTACGGGTGCCGGCTCGCAGCTTCGAAACTCCCTGTCGCCCGAGGGCGGGCACATCAACCCCGACGAAATCGCCTTCCTTACCCTCGAGCCCATCCAGGGTGTCGGCGGCTACCGCTTCCCCAGCGAGGCGTTCATGCAGGAGGTCGCAGACGTCACGGACGAGTACGACATCCCGCTGGTCGTCGACGAGATCCAGTCCGGCGTCGGCCGCACCGGCAAAATCTGGGCTTCGGATCACTACCCCATCGATCCCGACGTCATCTCCGCCGCGAAGGCGCTTCGCGTCGGCGCGACCATTTCGCGCTCCGAGATCTTCCCCAGCGAAAAGAACCGGCTGGGGTCGACGTTCGGCGGCGGCGATCTCCTGGGATCGATGATGGGGACGTTCACCCTCGAGGCCATCCAGGAACACGATCTGCTCGACAACGCAACCCAGCGCGGGGAGCAGGCCAAGGAACTGCTGCGCGACGACTCGCCCGACCACGTCCAGGACGTCCGTGGCAAGGGCCTGATGCTCGCGGTCACCTTCGATACGCCCGAACGGCGCGCCGCCGTGGTCAAAGAGTCGCTAAAGCGTGGGTTGTTGACGCTCGGCTGCGGAAAGAAGACGATTCGACTCCTCCCGCCGCTGGACTCGAGCGAGCGCGAGATCGAACTCGGAATCGGGATTTTCGTCGAGGCGATCGAGGCGGCCGGTGCGAGCGTGAAAGCCGCGTAA
- the ilvA gene encoding threonine ammonia-lyase, translated as MNRERETESALVSLEDVENARDRIDDVVHRTPLDTSSTFAELSGAASVGLKLENVQRTGSFKIRGAYNTMAQLSDEEREVGVISSSAGNHAQGVALAGQLLDIETTIVVPEVTPAAKIEATRGYGAEVVVEGDIYERSYEYALERADGTGETFVHPFDDPAVIAGQGTIGLELLEQYSELDTVLVAIGGGGLISGIGTVLKAHDPDTRVIGVQPEGAYHAKPSLEADEIRELEDVDTVAEGIADTRLLEATFLNAREVVDDVVSVSDREIATAVTLLAERAKTVVESAGAAPLAAALSDSVDLNLEGHHVGVVISGGNVNLTEHAELTRTGLHELERYADARLAVAGWPSTVGAVVETVESEGAELDVLERARRGPVDEPNRVPVTIGLEGSGREHLEGVFEALDGLDGISVLERSLE; from the coding sequence ATGAACCGGGAGCGCGAGACGGAGTCCGCGCTCGTCAGCCTCGAGGACGTCGAAAACGCGCGCGACCGGATCGACGACGTGGTTCATCGGACGCCGCTGGACACCTCGAGCACGTTCGCCGAACTGAGCGGTGCCGCGTCGGTCGGGCTCAAACTCGAGAACGTCCAGCGGACGGGCTCGTTCAAGATCCGCGGCGCGTACAACACGATGGCCCAGCTATCCGACGAGGAGCGCGAGGTGGGCGTCATCTCCTCGAGCGCGGGCAACCACGCCCAGGGCGTCGCGCTGGCCGGCCAACTGCTCGATATCGAGACGACGATCGTGGTGCCCGAGGTCACGCCCGCCGCGAAGATCGAGGCGACGCGCGGCTACGGTGCCGAGGTCGTCGTCGAGGGCGACATCTACGAGCGGTCCTACGAGTACGCCTTAGAGCGCGCCGACGGGACCGGCGAGACGTTCGTCCACCCCTTCGACGATCCGGCGGTCATCGCCGGCCAGGGGACGATCGGGCTCGAGTTGCTCGAGCAGTATTCGGAGCTCGATACCGTTCTCGTGGCGATCGGCGGCGGCGGACTGATCTCGGGTATCGGGACGGTGCTCAAGGCCCACGATCCGGACACTCGGGTTATCGGGGTCCAGCCCGAAGGCGCGTATCACGCGAAACCGTCGCTCGAGGCCGACGAGATCCGCGAACTCGAGGACGTCGACACCGTCGCGGAGGGCATCGCGGACACGCGACTGCTCGAGGCCACCTTCCTGAACGCCCGCGAGGTCGTCGACGACGTGGTGAGCGTCAGCGACCGCGAAATTGCGACCGCCGTAACGCTGCTGGCCGAGCGCGCAAAGACGGTAGTAGAGAGCGCCGGGGCCGCGCCGCTGGCGGCCGCGCTGTCGGATTCGGTCGATCTGAATCTCGAGGGTCATCACGTTGGCGTCGTCATTTCGGGAGGTAACGTCAATCTCACCGAGCACGCCGAACTGACCCGAACCGGACTCCACGAACTCGAACGCTACGCCGACGCGAGGCTGGCCGTCGCGGGGTGGCCGTCGACTGTCGGTGCGGTGGTCGAGACCGTCGAGTCCGAGGGGGCCGAGTTGGATGTCCTCGAGCGTGCGCGTCGAGGCCCCGTCGACGAACCGAATCGGGTTCCCGTGACCATCGGACTCGAGGGGAGCGGCCGGGAGCATCTCGAGGGGGTGTTCGAGGCACTGGACGGACTCGATGGGATTTCCGTCCTCGAGCGCTCGCTCGAGTAA
- a CDS encoding amidohydrolase has translation MNEPIRDRLVSLRRSLHRHPEPAWREFYTTARIVEEIRAIGVDELAVGPDAYDPADRMAVPEDYRFASWDERARERGADPDLLDRMAGGNTGAVAVIDRGEGPAIGLRVDIDALFIEESDETGHDPADEGFRSEIDGAMHACGHDVHMTWGLAVLEAIKESDFSGRLVVFFQPAEETSGGGCPMAKSDFAADLDYLLAAHVGLDHPTGEVIAGIEKPLAMAHIDATIHGTSAHAGKAPNEGDNAMHAMGTAIVNAYGIPRHADGMTRVNIGYAEAGSASNVIAEEAHMETEARGETTELMEYMTDELERTVKSAATMHGCRADVEVVSKSPRADSDPELQALVSEVANGVRGIDRVVPAADFGASEDATFLMERVQRDGGLATYLIVGTDHPTSHHTPTFDVDEDSLEHGVDVLVETIRELEHQHPVPHVDGPASVDERADAEGGG, from the coding sequence ATGAACGAGCCGATACGGGACCGCCTCGTTTCCCTCCGCCGCAGTTTGCACCGCCACCCCGAACCGGCGTGGCGCGAGTTCTACACGACCGCACGGATCGTCGAGGAGATTCGAGCCATCGGCGTCGACGAGTTGGCCGTCGGCCCGGACGCCTACGATCCAGCGGACCGAATGGCCGTCCCCGAGGATTACCGGTTCGCGTCGTGGGACGAACGGGCGCGAGAGCGCGGTGCCGACCCCGACCTGCTCGACCGGATGGCCGGCGGAAACACCGGCGCCGTCGCCGTCATCGATCGCGGCGAGGGCCCTGCCATCGGGCTGCGGGTCGACATCGACGCGCTGTTCATCGAGGAGTCCGACGAGACGGGACACGATCCGGCCGACGAGGGCTTTCGCTCGGAGATCGACGGCGCGATGCACGCCTGCGGCCACGACGTCCACATGACCTGGGGGTTAGCCGTCCTCGAGGCCATCAAAGAGAGCGATTTTTCCGGCCGCCTGGTCGTCTTCTTCCAGCCCGCAGAGGAGACCAGCGGCGGCGGCTGTCCGATGGCGAAGAGCGATTTTGCCGCCGATCTCGACTACCTCCTTGCGGCCCACGTCGGACTCGACCACCCGACGGGGGAAGTGATAGCCGGAATCGAGAAACCCCTCGCGATGGCCCACATCGACGCGACCATCCACGGCACCTCCGCACACGCGGGGAAGGCACCAAACGAGGGCGACAACGCGATGCACGCGATGGGGACCGCGATCGTCAACGCCTACGGTATCCCCCGCCACGCCGACGGAATGACCCGGGTAAACATCGGCTACGCCGAGGCCGGCTCCGCGAGCAACGTCATCGCCGAGGAGGCCCATATGGAAACCGAAGCCCGCGGCGAGACCACCGAGCTAATGGAGTACATGACCGACGAACTCGAGCGAACGGTCAAATCGGCCGCGACGATGCACGGCTGTCGGGCCGACGTCGAGGTGGTCAGCAAATCGCCGCGAGCCGACAGCGACCCCGAACTACAGGCCCTCGTCAGCGAGGTCGCAAACGGCGTCCGCGGGATCGATCGCGTCGTTCCCGCCGCCGATTTCGGTGCCAGCGAGGACGCGACCTTCCTCATGGAGCGCGTCCAGCGCGACGGCGGACTCGCGACCTACCTGATCGTCGGCACCGATCATCCGACGAGCCATCACACGCCGACGTTCGACGTGGACGAGGACAGCCTCGAGCACGGCGTCGACGTGTTGGTCGAGACGATCCGGGAACTGGAGCACCAGCATCCGGTTCCCCATGTCGACGGTCCAGCGTCCGTCGACGAGCGAGCGGACGCGGAGGGCGGTGGATGA